The Bernardetia litoralis DSM 6794 genome includes a window with the following:
- the priA gene encoding replication restart helicase PriA: protein MSLFSSFSDTSNSISTERKTLFAEVIIPVPLKTTFTYRIPFELNDFVQSGVRVVIPFGRKRVLTGVVKSVTQEAPKGYSAKYILELLDEEPLITQTQIWFWSWIASYYMCSIGEVMNAALPSGLKLSSTSRLQLHPDWKNGINQEEIKEKQAEYDLSEDEIRLINLLELENSLTYEQAGEKLDLQDVYQIIKKLTQKRIVIIFEELKEKYSPLKEKQIRIAEKYATQEGIAEAFTKTTRSVKQEELLLTYLSKNPIKNYPKSISKKELLGENLSASSLKTLIKNGIFEEFEKTLSRFEFEEWTETESQISLTSTQENAVNQIFEHFQDKSTVLLHGITGSGKTEMYVSLIEQVLQSGSQVLMLLPEIALTSQIVVRLKRIFGNAVGVYHSRFSDNERVEVWKGVLNGDINFVIGVRSSVFLPFEHLGLIIVDEEHDPSYKQYDPAPRYHARDAALVLAHKHQAKVVLGSATPSVESYFLAKQKQYGLVEVLQRFGEATLPEIQLVDLKKSKKRKELKENFTLELFEQMKTALEQHEQVLLFQNRRGYAPYLSCEVCEWIPECQNCSVSLTYHQRANELRCHYCGFSTKVPQTCSACSSTKIYPKGFGTQKLEEDLQVLLPESRIARMDKDTTRTRTGYEKIIDAFEKHEVDILVGTQMITKGLDFEKVNLVGVFDADRILFFPDFRSSERFMQLIMQVSGRAGRRSGKGKVVIQTNSPSHPLFAIISLHDYQTFYNQEILERQEYSYPPFARLIKLMVRHEEREMAQKAAFILSKKLQPKLGAGRVLGPEAPIIERIRNKFQQAILIKLERNKFDLGKTKEFIQSQIDELYKDKSFKKIQVVVDVDFV, encoded by the coding sequence TTGTCATTATTTTCTTCTTTTTCTGATACTTCAAACTCTATTTCTACAGAAAGAAAAACACTTTTTGCAGAGGTAATTATTCCTGTTCCCTTAAAAACGACTTTTACGTATCGTATTCCTTTCGAATTAAATGATTTTGTACAAAGTGGTGTTCGTGTGGTTATTCCTTTTGGCAGAAAAAGAGTCTTGACAGGCGTTGTAAAGTCAGTTACTCAAGAAGCTCCAAAAGGTTATTCTGCTAAATATATTTTAGAGCTTTTGGATGAAGAACCACTCATTACACAAACTCAAATTTGGTTTTGGTCTTGGATTGCTTCTTATTATATGTGTTCGATTGGAGAAGTCATGAATGCAGCTTTGCCTTCGGGTCTAAAATTAAGCAGCACAAGTAGGTTGCAATTACATCCAGATTGGAAAAATGGAATAAATCAAGAGGAAATAAAAGAAAAACAAGCAGAATATGATTTGTCAGAAGATGAAATTAGATTGATTAATTTATTAGAATTAGAAAATTCATTGACTTATGAACAAGCAGGCGAAAAATTAGATTTGCAAGATGTTTATCAAATCATAAAAAAACTGACTCAGAAAAGAATCGTTATTATTTTTGAAGAGTTAAAGGAAAAATATAGCCCATTAAAAGAAAAGCAAATCCGAATTGCTGAAAAATATGCAACGCAAGAAGGAATAGCAGAAGCATTCACAAAAACAACACGAAGCGTAAAACAAGAAGAACTTTTGTTGACTTATTTATCTAAAAATCCAATAAAAAATTATCCAAAAAGTATTTCTAAAAAAGAATTATTGGGAGAAAATTTGTCTGCAAGTTCATTAAAGACATTAATAAAAAATGGAATTTTTGAGGAATTTGAAAAGACGCTTTCTCGTTTTGAGTTTGAAGAATGGACAGAAACGGAATCACAAATTAGCCTTACTTCAACACAAGAAAATGCTGTAAATCAAATATTTGAGCATTTTCAAGATAAATCTACGGTTCTTTTACATGGAATTACGGGAAGTGGAAAAACAGAAATGTATGTCAGTTTGATAGAGCAGGTTTTGCAGAGTGGAAGTCAGGTTTTGATGCTTTTGCCAGAGATTGCGCTTACAAGTCAGATTGTTGTTCGTTTAAAAAGGATTTTTGGAAATGCTGTCGGTGTTTATCATTCTCGTTTTTCGGATAATGAGCGTGTAGAGGTTTGGAAAGGTGTTTTGAATGGCGATATTAATTTTGTGATTGGCGTTCGTTCGTCTGTTTTCTTGCCTTTTGAGCATTTGGGTTTGATAATCGTTGATGAAGAACACGACCCTTCTTACAAGCAATATGACCCTGCACCACGTTATCATGCTCGTGATGCTGCACTCGTTTTGGCTCACAAACATCAAGCAAAGGTTGTTTTGGGTTCGGCTACTCCATCGGTAGAAAGTTATTTTTTGGCAAAACAAAAACAGTATGGTTTAGTAGAAGTTTTGCAACGTTTTGGAGAGGCTACTTTGCCAGAAATTCAGTTGGTAGATTTGAAAAAATCCAAAAAACGAAAAGAACTCAAAGAAAATTTTACACTAGAGCTTTTTGAGCAAATGAAAACTGCTTTAGAACAACATGAACAGGTTTTACTTTTCCAAAATCGTCGTGGTTATGCTCCTTATTTGAGTTGTGAAGTTTGCGAATGGATTCCAGAATGTCAGAATTGTTCGGTTAGTCTTACTTATCATCAAAGAGCAAATGAATTGCGCTGTCATTATTGTGGTTTTTCTACGAAAGTTCCTCAAACTTGCTCGGCTTGTAGTTCGACAAAAATATATCCTAAAGGTTTCGGAACACAAAAATTAGAAGAAGATTTACAAGTTTTGCTGCCTGAATCTAGGATTGCAAGAATGGATAAAGATACCACACGAACACGAACAGGCTATGAAAAAATTATTGATGCCTTTGAAAAACATGAAGTAGATATTTTGGTAGGAACACAAATGATAACTAAAGGATTAGATTTTGAAAAGGTAAATCTAGTAGGAGTTTTTGATGCTGACAGGATTTTGTTTTTTCCCGATTTTCGTTCTTCTGAGCGTTTTATGCAACTTATTATGCAAGTAAGTGGGCGTGCTGGGCGTAGAAGTGGAAAAGGAAAAGTAGTTATTCAGACCAATTCGCCATCACATCCTCTTTTTGCTATTATTTCGCTACACGATTATCAAACTTTCTATAATCAAGAAATTTTGGAACGACAAGAATATAGTTACCCTCCTTTTGCACGACTTATAAAATTAATGGTTAGGCACGAAGAGCGAGAAATGGCACAAAAAGCAGCTTTTATTTTATCCAAAAAGCTTCAACCAAAACTTGGGGCTGGGCGTGTTTTAGGTCCTGAAGCTCCAATTATCGAACGCATCAGGAATAAATTTCAACAAGCCATTTTGATAAAATTAGAACGCAATAAATTTGATTTAGGCAAAACAAAAGAGTTTATTCAATCGCAAATTGATGAGCTTTATAAAGATAAATCGTTTAAGAAAATACAAGTGGTGGTGGATGTGGATTTTGTTTAA
- a CDS encoding RNA polymerase sigma factor, protein MTAFEFGFALQKIAYSLRPFALKLTKDSDEANDLLQETVLKAFTNREKFTEGTNLKAWLYTIMKNTFITNYQRLMRRNTFIDTTENLHFLNSSNHVAANGAYGDFMMQDVVHEIEKLDDAYKVPFMMHFRGFKYYEIAERLEIPIGTVKNRIHIARKELKGNLKVYASKN, encoded by the coding sequence ATGACAGCATTCGAATTTGGATTTGCACTACAAAAAATAGCTTACTCTTTGCGTCCTTTCGCATTGAAACTCACTAAAGATTCTGATGAAGCAAATGATTTGCTTCAAGAAACTGTACTGAAAGCCTTTACTAACCGTGAAAAATTTACGGAAGGAACAAACCTAAAAGCATGGTTATATACAATCATGAAAAATACATTTATTACGAATTATCAGCGTTTGATGCGTCGTAATACATTTATTGACACTACTGAGAACTTACACTTTCTCAATTCTTCTAATCACGTAGCTGCAAATGGTGCGTATGGAGATTTTATGATGCAAGATGTTGTTCATGAGATTGAAAAATTAGATGATGCTTATAAAGTTCCATTTATGATGCACTTTAGGGGTTTCAAATATTACGAAATTGCAGAGCGTTTAGAAATTCCTATCGGAACAGTAAAAAACAGAATTCATATTGCTCGTAAAGAACTGAAAGGTAATTTGAAAGTATATGCTTCAAAAAATTAA
- a CDS encoding phytoene/squalene synthase family protein, which yields MNTITSSITSSSTRTDTISDSMALYNTTALKCSKLITQHYSTSFTLGIQTLNKKLHFPIYAIYGYVRYADEIVDTFHDKDRASLLARFREDTYRAIDEKISTNPVIHSFQLAVERYSIDKKLIEAFLNSMKMDLDKKEYDDNKYHEYIYGSAEVVGLMCLRVFCENDSTLYDSLEAGARSLGAAFQKVNFLRDMKSDFDERGRVYFPNINYLQFDANAKFEIENDIQKDFDAAYEAILRLPKTSRMGVYLAYIYYLKLFNKIKQSSTQTILSERIRVPDSKKIFLLVESYVKHRFNYI from the coding sequence ATGAATACTATTACATCTTCCATAACTTCTAGCTCTACAAGAACTGATACTATCTCAGATTCAATGGCACTTTACAATACAACTGCCTTGAAATGTAGTAAGCTAATTACTCAACATTATAGCACCTCATTTACTCTAGGGATACAAACATTAAACAAAAAATTGCATTTTCCTATTTATGCTATTTATGGATATGTTCGTTATGCTGATGAAATTGTAGATACTTTTCATGATAAAGATAGAGCGAGTTTGCTTGCTCGTTTTAGAGAAGATACATATAGAGCTATTGACGAAAAAATTAGTACAAATCCTGTTATTCATTCTTTTCAACTGGCTGTTGAGCGTTATTCTATTGATAAAAAACTTATAGAAGCTTTTTTGAATAGTATGAAAATGGATTTGGATAAAAAAGAGTATGATGACAATAAATATCATGAATATATTTATGGTTCTGCCGAAGTAGTTGGTTTAATGTGTTTGCGAGTTTTTTGTGAGAATGATAGTACTCTTTATGATAGTTTGGAGGCTGGGGCTAGGAGCTTGGGTGCAGCTTTTCAGAAAGTAAATTTTTTGAGAGATATGAAAAGTGATTTTGATGAACGTGGCAGGGTTTATTTTCCCAATATTAATTATTTACAATTTGATGCTAATGCCAAATTTGAAATAGAAAATGATATTCAAAAAGATTTTGATGCAGCTTATGAAGCAATTTTAAGACTTCCAAAGACATCAAGAATGGGTGTTTATTTAGCTTATATTTATTATCTAAAATTGTTCAATAAAATCAAACAATCATCTACTCAAACCATACTTTCAGAACGAATTAGAGTTCCTGATAGTAAAAAAATATTTTTATTAGTAGAAAGTTATGTTAAGCATCGCTTTAATTACATATAA
- a CDS encoding TonB-dependent receptor, whose amino-acid sequence MKKHYLTPLFIFVFLSVSFLSVAQNDSSLYQLSIDELLQPEENLLTGKVSSASKIEQRVLDAPSIVNIISKERINKYGWVSLNDILYRQAGFSPSQDYDRKTVSSRGVFEGWNNNHLLVLVDGVPYNDNLYGSAYTSEITPLIFTKSVELIRGPVSALYGANAMNGAIGINTVSPSDFRQNGRVQIRLGSNNKQIYDVVVGGESDLVAAVVAFNSFSTLGNEYMSFDDSERIDNAGNFLQQEINDKRSSYYLFGKLEGRGKLAGFELQYHQHDWESETGHGWLFFIPDQPEAIKENRKMLSLRYTSEHLNKKLVQEYVIRYQHHGLDWNMRYYSDGALDNFYPLGVTEYLKTSAEDVFGRMQYKYSLGKESVLLAGVEGNMFYYGGDDAHTSNIDLNSDFSPFLDNDPQPMNAWLEFIESKPLINLALFAQYTSPRLLNGLLQTTVTLRYDNQFFNYTDIYSAERNEESKSFEQFSPRIGLVFHAKPTLTFKVLGGRAFRTPTPTEMFGANTYSLASNINELSAESITTFEVVGEWQASQKTIMRLNTFYTNFEDIIAYSVANANLSTNLYSLTNFGIEYEIESSLSSDFQIMGNYSFVQRLNETIRDTTITESPNKLTWYPAHSLNVGLVYEKNKFLTSLMVHAQSQVERRSSDITDRTKEFRQEQVAAWVTLDTKFAYHFTSYLELGLLITNLTNQDNYLIKNNSYRFDYRMNKRNFLLNLKYDF is encoded by the coding sequence ATGAAAAAACATTACTTAACTCCTCTTTTTATATTTGTTTTTTTATCAGTTTCATTTTTATCAGTTGCTCAAAATGATTCCTCTTTATACCAGTTGAGTATAGATGAACTTTTACAACCTGAAGAAAATCTATTGACAGGAAAAGTGTCTTCAGCTTCCAAAATAGAACAACGTGTACTTGATGCGCCCAGTATTGTAAACATAATTTCGAAAGAAAGAATTAATAAATATGGTTGGGTTAGTCTGAATGATATTTTATATAGACAAGCAGGTTTTTCGCCTTCACAAGATTATGATAGAAAAACGGTAAGTTCAAGAGGTGTTTTTGAAGGTTGGAATAATAATCATTTGCTTGTTTTGGTTGATGGAGTTCCTTATAATGATAATTTGTATGGTTCAGCTTATACTTCTGAAATTACGCCTTTAATTTTTACAAAATCAGTGGAACTTATTCGTGGACCTGTTTCAGCTCTTTATGGTGCAAATGCAATGAATGGAGCAATAGGAATAAATACAGTTTCGCCTTCTGATTTTAGACAAAATGGAAGAGTACAAATTCGTTTGGGAAGTAATAACAAACAAATTTATGATGTCGTAGTGGGTGGTGAAAGTGATTTGGTGGCTGCTGTTGTGGCTTTTAATTCTTTTTCTACTTTAGGAAATGAATATATGTCTTTTGATGATTCGGAGCGAATAGATAATGCAGGAAATTTTTTACAACAAGAAATCAATGACAAAAGAAGTAGCTATTATCTTTTTGGAAAACTAGAAGGAAGGGGAAAATTAGCAGGTTTCGAACTTCAATATCATCAACATGATTGGGAATCAGAAACAGGGCATGGTTGGTTATTTTTTATTCCAGACCAACCAGAAGCAATAAAAGAAAATCGTAAAATGTTGTCTTTGCGCTATACAAGTGAACATTTGAATAAAAAATTAGTACAAGAATATGTAATTCGTTATCAACATCATGGGCTTGATTGGAATATGCGTTATTATTCCGATGGTGCGCTAGATAATTTTTATCCTTTGGGGGTTACAGAATATTTGAAGACAAGTGCAGAAGATGTTTTTGGTAGAATGCAGTACAAATATTCATTAGGAAAAGAATCTGTTTTGCTGGCAGGAGTGGAAGGGAATATGTTTTATTATGGTGGAGATGATGCTCATACTTCTAATATTGACTTAAATTCAGACTTTTCGCCTTTCTTAGATAACGACCCTCAACCAATGAATGCCTGGCTTGAATTTATTGAATCAAAACCCTTAATAAATTTGGCTTTATTTGCTCAATATACTTCTCCTAGACTTTTGAATGGACTTTTACAAACAACGGTTACACTTCGTTATGACAATCAATTTTTTAATTATACAGATATTTATTCAGCAGAAAGAAACGAAGAATCAAAATCTTTTGAACAGTTTAGCCCTAGAATTGGTCTTGTTTTTCATGCAAAGCCTACACTTACTTTTAAAGTTCTTGGAGGAAGGGCATTTCGTACTCCTACACCTACTGAAATGTTTGGTGCAAATACGTATTCTCTTGCTTCGAATATTAATGAGCTTTCAGCTGAATCTATTACTACTTTTGAGGTAGTTGGGGAATGGCAGGCTTCTCAAAAAACAATTATGAGATTAAATACTTTTTATACAAATTTTGAAGATATTATTGCTTATAGTGTTGCTAATGCAAATTTGAGTACAAATTTATACAGTCTTACTAATTTCGGAATTGAATATGAAATTGAATCTTCACTTTCATCTGATTTTCAAATTATGGGAAATTATTCTTTTGTACAACGTCTAAATGAAACTATTAGAGATACAACTATCACAGAAAGTCCTAATAAACTCACTTGGTATCCTGCACATAGTTTGAATGTTGGTTTAGTTTATGAAAAAAATAAATTTTTGACTTCTTTAATGGTTCATGCACAAAGTCAAGTAGAGCGTAGAAGTTCAGATATTACAGATAGAACAAAAGAATTCAGACAAGAGCAAGTTGCAGCATGGGTAACTTTAGATACAAAATTTGCTTACCATTTTACTTCTTACTTAGAATTAGGACTTTTAATTACAAACTTAACGAATCAAGATAATTACCTCATAAAAAATAATTCATATCGTTTTGATTATAGAATGAACAAACGGAATTTTTTGCTTAATCTTAAATATGATTTTTGA
- the rimO gene encoding 30S ribosomal protein S12 methylthiotransferase RimO encodes MKTGTIKKDKVNIITLGCSKNLVDSENILTQLRANEIDAHHQLETKKKIEQPNVIIINTCGFIEKAKEESISTILDYSAAKSRGEIDKLYVMGCLSHRYKDELSSEIGEVDDWFGTLDMPLILNRFNVDYKHELLGQRLTTTSQHYAYLKISEGCDRACSFCAIPLMRGKHVSRPMEELVQEAKNLAARGTKEIMLIAQELTYYGIDIYRKRVLPELLEKLADIEGVEWIRLHYAYPTGFPLEIIDAMKAHDKICNYLDIPLQSGSNKVLKAMRRGIKREKTEELIDSIRQKLPEIAIRTTLIAGHPHEEQEDHEETLDFVEKMRFDRLGVFSYSHEEDTHSHSMPDTLTEEEKQERVAEIMEIQQGISLELNQEKIGKIYKTLIDRKEGNYFIGRTEFDSPEVDNEVLVDARKTYLRIGDFANVKIDKAEEFDLFGEVVK; translated from the coding sequence ATGAAAACGGGTACAATCAAAAAAGATAAAGTTAATATAATCACATTAGGTTGCTCAAAAAACCTTGTTGATTCTGAAAATATACTTACTCAACTTCGTGCAAATGAAATTGATGCACACCATCAGCTAGAAACTAAAAAGAAAATCGAACAGCCAAATGTTATTATTATTAATACTTGTGGTTTTATAGAAAAGGCAAAAGAAGAGTCTATAAGCACAATTTTGGATTATTCAGCAGCAAAAAGCAGAGGCGAAATCGATAAATTGTATGTTATGGGTTGTTTGTCGCATCGTTATAAAGACGAGCTTTCTAGCGAAATTGGAGAAGTTGATGATTGGTTTGGCACATTAGATATGCCTTTGATTCTCAATAGATTCAATGTTGATTACAAACATGAGCTTTTGGGACAGCGTTTGACAACAACATCTCAACATTATGCCTACCTCAAAATTTCAGAGGGTTGTGATAGAGCTTGTTCTTTTTGTGCAATTCCTTTGATGCGTGGAAAACATGTTTCTCGTCCGATGGAAGAATTGGTTCAAGAAGCTAAAAATTTAGCTGCAAGAGGAACAAAAGAAATTATGTTGATTGCACAAGAATTGACATATTACGGAATTGACATTTATAGAAAGAGAGTTTTGCCAGAGCTTTTAGAAAAACTAGCAGATATTGAGGGAGTTGAATGGATTCGTTTACATTATGCGTATCCAACAGGTTTTCCATTGGAAATAATTGATGCAATGAAAGCCCATGATAAAATCTGTAATTATCTAGATATTCCATTACAAAGTGGCTCAAATAAAGTTTTGAAGGCAATGCGTAGGGGAATAAAAAGAGAAAAAACGGAAGAATTAATCGATTCAATTCGTCAGAAATTGCCTGAAATTGCTATTCGTACAACACTTATTGCAGGACATCCACACGAAGAACAAGAAGACCACGAAGAAACATTAGATTTTGTAGAAAAGATGCGTTTTGATAGATTGGGAGTGTTTTCATATTCTCATGAAGAAGATACACATTCTCATTCTATGCCTGATACTCTGACAGAAGAAGAAAAACAAGAACGTGTTGCCGAAATAATGGAAATCCAACAAGGAATTTCTTTAGAACTCAATCAAGAAAAAATAGGTAAGATTTATAAAACGCTTATTGATAGAAAAGAAGGAAATTATTTTATCGGCAGAACTGAGTTTGACTCACCAGAAGTAGATAATGAAGTTTTGGTAGATGCACGAAAAACATATTTAAGAATAGGTGATTTTGCTAATGTCAAGATAGATAAAGCGGAAGAGTTTGATTTGTTTGGTGAAGTAGTTAAGTAA
- a CDS encoding ExbD/TolR family protein has protein sequence MPFKKKAKPNPEIPTSALPDIIFMLLFFFMVSTVMRETTLKVNVLLPQANQVQKMEKANLVANIYVGKPKEADQFGTAPRIQVNDVFITLEQIQQFAIESIANVPEVDKNRFRVAIKGDVGLDMGVVIDIREELRETEALKIYYAASKGEVE, from the coding sequence ATGCCTTTTAAAAAGAAAGCCAAACCGAATCCTGAGATACCTACTTCTGCCTTGCCAGATATTATCTTTATGTTACTTTTCTTCTTTATGGTTTCGACTGTAATGAGGGAAACTACGCTTAAAGTAAATGTCCTTTTGCCACAGGCAAACCAAGTACAGAAAATGGAAAAAGCTAATTTAGTAGCCAATATTTATGTTGGTAAACCAAAAGAAGCAGACCAATTTGGTACAGCACCTCGTATTCAAGTCAATGATGTATTCATTACTTTAGAACAAATCCAACAGTTTGCAATAGAATCTATCGCAAATGTACCCGAAGTAGATAAAAATCGTTTTCGTGTAGCTATAAAAGGCGATGTTGGTTTGGACATGGGAGTTGTAATAGATATTCGTGAAGAACTTCGTGAAACAGAAGCTCTCAAAATATATTATGCAGCCTCTAAAGGAGAAGTCGAATAA
- a CDS encoding ExbD/TolR family protein has product MGKKKRDDVGVNASSMADIAFLLLIFFLVTTRIASEKGVYRDLAPKPEGEVPPVELNKRNVYKIIINSSNELLIEGDEGKMSQIKKEIKAHVNNYGADPELSVSPKDAIISIKTDRGTDYTTYLTVLDEILQGYNELRAEYLTRELGEKITVDDFLEISRQDTQVNKDRYTLAKNKYPLNVSDAEPTGSGGAK; this is encoded by the coding sequence ATGGGAAAGAAAAAACGTGACGATGTAGGCGTAAATGCCAGTTCGATGGCAGATATAGCCTTTTTATTGCTTATCTTTTTCTTAGTAACTACACGTATTGCTTCCGAAAAAGGAGTTTATAGAGATTTAGCACCTAAGCCAGAGGGAGAAGTTCCTCCTGTTGAGCTTAATAAGCGAAATGTATATAAAATTATCATTAACTCTAGCAATGAGTTACTTATTGAAGGAGATGAAGGCAAAATGAGTCAGATAAAAAAGGAAATAAAAGCACATGTAAATAATTATGGTGCTGACCCTGAGCTTTCTGTAAGTCCAAAAGATGCCATTATTTCAATCAAAACAGATAGAGGTACAGATTATACAACCTATCTAACTGTTTTAGATGAAATTTTACAAGGCTACAACGAACTTAGAGCAGAATATCTGACTAGAGAATTAGGTGAAAAAATTACTGTTGATGATTTCTTAGAAATATCAAGACAGGATACACAAGTAAATAAAGACCGTTATACATTAGCTAAAAATAAATACCCTCTCAATGTATCTGATGCAGAGCCAACAGGTAGTGGAGGAGCAAAGTAA
- a CDS encoding MotA/TolQ/ExbB proton channel family protein, with translation MKKLFSLLALICFFAIGTTHAQDDSEMMVNQDSLDRVQDSIATAQAEADKAAAEAAALQEKENAATEIVQEQTTHEAIKEKFIEGGWDFMSLVLICLIIGLAVAIERIIVLNLATTNKDKLLAKVEDALREGGVTRAQEVCAATRGPIADIFAQGLMSASRGIEIVEKTVMSSGSVEMSKLEKGLIWISLFIALAPMLGFMGTVIGMIGAFDAIQAAGDIQPSLVAGGIKVALLTTVGGLIVAIILQVFYNYCVSKIDSIVTDMEDASISLVDLLIKHDLSK, from the coding sequence ATGAAAAAATTATTTTCTCTGCTTGCCCTAATTTGCTTCTTTGCTATTGGTACAACGCACGCTCAAGACGACAGCGAAATGATGGTAAATCAAGACTCACTAGATAGAGTTCAAGATTCGATAGCTACTGCTCAAGCTGAAGCTGATAAGGCTGCTGCTGAAGCAGCTGCTCTTCAAGAAAAAGAAAATGCAGCCACTGAAATTGTCCAAGAACAAACTACTCACGAAGCTATCAAAGAAAAATTTATTGAAGGTGGATGGGATTTTATGTCATTAGTACTTATCTGTTTGATTATCGGTCTTGCAGTTGCTATTGAACGTATCATTGTTCTTAATCTTGCAACTACAAATAAAGATAAATTATTAGCTAAAGTAGAAGATGCACTTCGTGAAGGTGGTGTTACTAGAGCGCAAGAAGTATGTGCTGCCACTCGTGGTCCTATTGCTGATATTTTTGCACAAGGTTTAATGAGTGCTAGTCGTGGTATCGAAATCGTAGAAAAAACGGTTATGTCTTCAGGTTCAGTAGAGATGAGTAAACTAGAAAAAGGTCTTATTTGGATTTCTCTTTTTATTGCTCTTGCTCCAATGCTTGGATTTATGGGTACAGTAATCGGTATGATTGGTGCATTTGATGCTATTCAAGCAGCTGGTGATATTCAGCCTTCACTTGTAGCAGGTGGTATTAAAGTAGCCCTTCTTACAACAGTAGGTGGTCTTATTGTAGCAATTATTCTTCAAGTATTTTATAATTATTGTGTGTCTAAAATTGATTCAATCGTTACAGATATGGAAGATGCTTCTATTTCTCTTGTAGATTTGCTTATTAAACATGATCTTTCTAAGTAA
- a CDS encoding MFS transporter, with translation MENTLDTKNNTEDSIKITLPTSNSKRGQGSKRIYKRPELPITVVLGSAFLIYGILYHAAAFAVLGAIFSYDSSETAVLMNIRDISYIVFTIVGAIIVPRWSARNIIVVCLSAMAVCAIAVSFQTHNFALAEFLFSLTGGSFALVRLAAYWLISLESKKKGQHARRIMHLEGMYLLGVALSYVLFLPYINIDSSWTHAYWVLLPFLVVVIGFQFLHYHYPLYSVPKSWKNEFRHAHKSLNGLLVNSILILSIFCIFIASIVYVHFEEWANVFAVRVIDLNNRQFYDLRVSAVIFLVMAISRLLIGTLLQHAGRFMIFVFCIFGLMSLVLWTGDVFANQTIYPASVFSDISPYSLLLPATAFFLAPILPLIYAVIITQASERQQPLVIGLLLGVTMLAKLLFTSLSTKSYDYFVDYTAFYLILIPLALLLVLFFLVYSDLNKDSRLFHRKKRKLEKPKKQRE, from the coding sequence TTGGAGAATACCTTAGACACAAAAAATAATACAGAAGATTCGATTAAGATTACTTTACCTACCTCAAACTCAAAAAGAGGGCAAGGCTCAAAAAGAATCTATAAACGCCCCGAACTTCCCATTACGGTTGTTTTGGGTAGTGCTTTTCTTATATACGGTATTCTCTACCATGCTGCTGCATTTGCTGTTTTGGGAGCTATTTTTTCGTATGATAGTAGTGAAACGGCTGTGTTGATGAATATTCGTGATATTAGTTATATTGTTTTTACGATTGTGGGAGCTATTATCGTCCCTCGTTGGTCGGCTCGAAATATTATTGTTGTTTGTTTGTCTGCAATGGCTGTTTGTGCGATTGCTGTTTCTTTCCAAACTCATAATTTTGCTTTAGCTGAGTTTTTATTTTCATTGACAGGAGGTTCTTTTGCACTTGTTCGTTTGGCTGCGTATTGGCTCATTAGTTTGGAATCAAAGAAAAAAGGACAGCATGCAAGGCGAATAATGCACCTAGAGGGAATGTATTTATTGGGTGTTGCGCTTAGTTATGTTCTTTTTCTTCCTTATATTAATATTGATTCTTCTTGGACTCATGCATATTGGGTTCTTTTACCTTTTTTGGTTGTTGTTATTGGATTCCAGTTTTTACATTATCATTATCCTTTATATTCTGTTCCTAAATCTTGGAAAAATGAGTTTCGTCATGCTCATAAGTCATTGAATGGATTATTAGTGAATTCTATTTTGATACTCTCTATTTTTTGTATCTTTATTGCTTCTATTGTTTATGTTCATTTTGAAGAATGGGCAAATGTCTTTGCTGTCAGAGTTATAGATTTGAATAATAGACAGTTTTATGATTTGCGAGTTTCGGCTGTTATATTTTTAGTAATGGCAATTAGTCGTTTGCTTATCGGAACGCTTTTACAACATGCAGGACGTTTTATGATTTTTGTTTTTTGTATATTTGGGCTTATGTCTTTGGTGCTTTGGACTGGTGATGTTTTTGCTAATCAGACTATCTATCCAGCTTCTGTTTTTAGTGATATTTCGCCTTATTCATTACTGCTTCCTGCAACAGCGTTTTTCTTAGCTCCTATTTTGCCTTTGATTTATGCAGTCATTATTACACAGGCTTCAGAACGACAACAACCTTTAGTTATTGGGCTTTTATTGGGAGTAACAATGTTGGCAAAGCTTCTTTTTACTTCTCTTTCTACTAAATCATACGATTATTTTGTTGATTATACAGCTTTTTATTTAATACTAATTCCTCTAGCTTTACTTTTAGTTCTATTTTTCTTAGTCTATTCAGATTTGAATAAGGATTCAAGATTATTTCATAGAAAAAAGAGAAAATTAGAAAAGCCTAAAAAACAAAGAGAATAA